GAAATCCGAACTTGCAGCTCTTGACCGCAAAATCGCCGCTGAATTAGCACCTAAGCATGAGAACAAGGAGGACGGCGAGGAGGTAAAGCGAGAGGATTCTCCTCACACTGTCCAGACAATTGATGCGCCGACACCGGACACAGACAATAAAAAGTCAATGGTCGCGGAGCCAACCACCACATACAAAGAACGGGAACCGTTAAGTTCCCGCATCATTATCGGTGGTTGTGGCGTAACTCCCCCCGGAGGTTTCCGAGCTGCCGGTCCCAAATTGTAGATAAATTGAATGGCGACACTCTTGATATGTAGAGCGTCGCCATTCAAATCCTTATCTATAATCCTTTGGAATACCCTCTGCCTTAATCCAAGCATAGAGAGTCGAGCGGTTTATGCCGAGCAACATTGCGGCCTGAGCCTTGTTGCCTTTAGTCTGCCTCAATGCCCGCTGCACACGATAATGACGGGTATGGGATTCTCTGTTCTTGGGAATCTCATTCAGGACTATATCATCTTTCCCTAATGTTTCACCACGAAACTCATAACAAGCGCGTGATATTGTGCTGAACAATTCCCGCACATTGCCGGTCCAGATATGGTTGGTCAATTTGTTGATAGCACCTTTTGTAAGGCGAGGGGATTTGATTCCCGACTCTGCGCAGATCTGCTTAATAAAGCACTCCGCCAAAGGAATAATATCGTCCTGACAATCTGAAAGAGGTGGAACAATCACAACATTGCTGTGTATGCAATGAAACAAGGCTTCGGAAAAATCACCGTCCCGTACTTTTTCAGCGAGATTTACTTTTGTCGATAGGATTATGCGTCCGGTAAACTTGATTTCCTTTGTAAGATTCTGAGGAGTGAACACTCCGCGTTGAATTACAGTGGCAAGCACTTCCTGAACGTGCAACGGCAGCATACAAACTTCATGAATGTAAAGAGTGCCTCCATTGGCTTGAGCCAACAGTCCTTGCTGGTTGCGATACAAAGGATGTTTCACACCTGTTTCCTTGCCACGGAATATATCCATGCTTTCAGTCGCGCTCAGATAATGTGCGCACTCAGCCACAACGAATGGTCCGGAGCGGCGAGGGCTACTGTCATGAATCACTCGCGCTATCGCACTTTTTCCTACACCTTGGGGCCCTGAAAGGAGAAGCGTAGAATTTGAGTTGCTCTCAATATTTATCCTTCTCGAACATCCCTGAAAAGCATTGCTATTCCGTTGAAACCATCTTTGGTCTTCTCTATGGCACTTTTCTATTGCAATTGTAAGTCTGTCAACAACAAGTGAATCAAAATAGAAGCAATGGTCAGCACCTAACTTATACACCTTATTATATATATCCGGCGACTCTGTCATGGCCACACCAACTTTTTTAATTCCTAAAATGGTGTCATTCGTCCATTCAAGCAGTTTTATACCATCACAGTCTTTACCTGAGACTGCCACTATCAGCATAGTGCAATCACTTCGTTCAAGAATTTTCTTTGCAGTGCTGATGCTGTTGGTGGTCTGTATTTTTCGTCCCGGTTTGGAAAATACCTCTTCCATTTTTTTACCATCCTCTATCTGGGAACTGTAGATAAGGAGGCTCCGATTACTCGGTGGATCATTGTCTATATTCATAAGACTTTCGGGGAGTGTTAAAAATGATTTTGCCATTATAACAAATGTGTATAGGGTATTTGTTCGCCAAAACTGAGTACAAAGATACAATTTTTATTTTAGAATGACATACTGTTGCACAATTAAATATGGCTGATATTGCGTGAATTTATGTAGCATACACAACATAGTGTTGTGTTAATACAACACTTTTAACACACTCGACAATTCAAATGCACGGAGTTATATTAGATTTATATTACAGGTTGATAGAGTGTTACAAATATTTTACATCGGACATTGAACTTTGTTGAAATTAAATATATTGAGAAGGGCATAACTCAAAAACGATATTGAAATGGAAATATTAACCCTCCTGAACAGCCAGTTCTTTCACCAGTTGGAAGAAGGCGATGAAAGCAACATCAAGGCGCTCTACGCCGATATGAGAGCCACAATCGTGGAATATGCCCACGGCAACAGCCAATGGCGAGTGATACACACCGGCCTGTCGATATTTATTTCCGAGGTGACCGAAATCCTCGGTTATGCCGATGGCTTGTTGAGCCGATATGCAAAGCGTATCCTTGAAATAGCCAAATGTCTGCTCAATCAGATAGAAATGGCTGTTTCAGCGAAAATCGCACTGGATACAGTGGCTGAGAATAATAAAGTGACTGATACAACATCAGATGTGACTTTCACCGGTAATTATGCCGACTTCTGTGAACTCATCCACCTTATAATAGCCTGTAAATTCATAAATGGAGGGAGCAAAGCATACCATCTCCATATCAAGAAAGGACTTCATGCACTTTTCGGTCTTGACTTCGACCCGAAGAAATATCAGAACGCAAGAGACGGCATAAAACGCCGCTGTCCTGCTAAGGGGATCCGGGTGACATACTTCCTCGACAATATGGTGGATGTCGTAAATGCCGAACTTGCAGCATAATAGCATACTCAAATGCTGATACACACTTATGAATCCAAATGATAGCTAAAGAGTAACTGCCTGAAAATCATCAATCGAAGAATATTTGACACAATAAAACATCAGCACTTATCCGATGCTTACAATGCCCGGAAAAAGCCGCAGTAACTTTGCATCGTAAAACTTAAACGACACCCGATATGAATACAAAACCACCAGATCAACCGAGGGACACAACACCTTTATCCAAGTGGATGATGGACACCATGACCATTGTGGTCTATTTGTTGAACTCCATTGCCAACTCAATGATAAAGCTCGTAAAAAAATCTGACAAGCCTCAGCTTTCCTACAAAGGTAGTACTATAATAATGCTTGAGGATCTTGCAATAGGTCTTAACAAAACGACCCGAACAATCAGAAAAATGCGAGCTGAAGGGAAAATGGAATACTATATCAGCAATGATGGCCGAACCATATTCATGACCCAAGACCAGTTTGACGATTACGTTCTCCAAAACTTCGTCAACGTCACCAGAGATAATTATCGCGCCGCAAGTCCGGCGTAATGTTTAACCAAATAATTTTAATGGAACAAAACAAAGAACAGCAACAATCTGAAGTGCTGATT
The sequence above is drawn from the Duncaniella freteri genome and encodes:
- a CDS encoding sigma-54-dependent transcriptional regulator: MEEVFSKPGRKIQTTNSISTAKKILERSDCTMLIVAVSGKDCDGIKLLEWTNDTILGIKKVGVAMTESPDIYNKVYKLGADHCFYFDSLVVDRLTIAIEKCHREDQRWFQRNSNAFQGCSRRINIESNSNSTLLLSGPQGVGKSAIARVIHDSSPRRSGPFVVAECAHYLSATESMDIFRGKETGVKHPLYRNQQGLLAQANGGTLYIHEVCMLPLHVQEVLATVIQRGVFTPQNLTKEIKFTGRIILSTKVNLAEKVRDGDFSEALFHCIHSNVVIVPPLSDCQDDIIPLAECFIKQICAESGIKSPRLTKGAINKLTNHIWTGNVRELFSTISRACYEFRGETLGKDDIVLNEIPKNRESHTRHYRVQRALRQTKGNKAQAAMLLGINRSTLYAWIKAEGIPKDYR